In one Vulgatibacter incomptus genomic region, the following are encoded:
- a CDS encoding choice-of-anchor J domain-containing protein — MRALLSVLSFHPVRSWTLASLLAFSFAACNGGGDPTVNPGGSGGSGGSAGEGGTGGSAGEGGTGGSAGEGGTGGSAGEGGTDGSAGQGGTGGSAGQGGTGGSAGEGGSGGGDPSQCHDDADCAGLAVGQCAVSVCNDGSHEGPIGSCVDVLVEVGTECDDGLFCTVGDVCNEVGECVGKLPNDCGLEATDCSEVSCDELSASCSLVPFADGTSCESGDLCEIAACQAGECVVTPKDCSAMGSACTAGICDPVDGSCGAEPLDMGTSCDLAGLGQCEVAACDGAGSCLAEPLDAGTSCSLAGLGQCQFAACDGAGACEAEARPAGTACSLGGLGQCQTAACDSAGACAAQNVSDGTACNDGDRCTFADACMAGSCAGTYDGPACMAAATLYLEGFEDCASSGWTLAGEWECGTPTSGPNQARTGTGVVATKLAGTYGNNASFATSTATSPVIDLSGASSPVLAFWVWMHTEGNSPYDGFNVKVRRAGETGFTLADDVSPSYRGVIDSQPAWVGYDRNFGWRRFAVNLSAFAGDSIEVQFGFRSDGSGAYDGVFIDDLSVAEDVADSVAILPNGLPRATVGHSFAANLNRAGGSNAVSWSIVGGANHDWIAIDSSTGVLSGVPSVSNVGPVSVTVRVEDGILSLNSAEATLTTSVEDPGALLLYRSDLEGDCSSWTLGGDWECGTPTKVGPPGALSGETCLATRLSSDYSSSQNYDTATATSPLIDLTQASHPLLRFWAWVRTESSGTSYYDAFNVKVSTNGTSFSLLTAVDPPYTGTVNSEQAWSGDLVAFGWREYQADLSEYAGQSVSLRFAFRSDSSGNLEGVYIDDISIVEAAANPVSIATPVLPDGTSGRRYLASMRKIGGSNESSWSIVGGSNHEWLSIDAATGALSGTPATSNEGPVHLQVRVEEPLNPSNFAVAEYDFEVRAPIPGVYLDESFVNCAAWTMSSDWQCGEPSNVGPAACHSPGGCIATNMSGDYTNNMAWASAIATSPVIDLTDATDPKFTFWAWIRTESGNDAFNVKISRNGGPFTVPTSAQVSPAYYTSLIASENGWSGDLSSWRPYAIDISSYTGSTIQVRLAFRSDGSLVYPGVYVDDLSVTERYRDPLSITTSPNLGRTFVDQPFVAVLARTGGSREATWSLVDAPAWMEINPATGVVSGTPTASEIGPHTFTARVEEPQFPENFAEVEFQVVVAELGAGQYADTDFDASPSGWTLRGEWEWGTPSSVGPSSCHSGSGCIATRIASNYGNDAAYDTSTADSPPIVLAGATEPMVVSFWAWSHTEAGYDGFNLKVSNDGGVTYVPVTDVSPVYDGTVDSQQAWSGNKSASGWQKIRARLPASYTGETIRLRFAFRSDGSSNYAGVYIDDVMVQQESTDPLEIVTTRLNNGLPGIPWMGRLAKSGGSTASTWSLVSGPSWMQIDPQTGLLSGTPPALATHSVTVRVSEPATPANFAEATFSLDILSPPTEPYYEADFTSDGGWTVAGEWQRGVPTSGPGACRSGGECLATRLAGNYGNDATWAGSIATSPTIDLSQTVEPLVTFWAWVKTEGPNWDAFNLKISRDGGPFELPAAAQVSPGYTGSPDGQLGWGGDLTPWRRYVVDISAYAGSTIQLRFAFRSDGGGTDAGVYIDDLAISTAGMNPLSIEGNLPAVVSVGMPLVATFERDGGSSAAQWTFTPLQNASWLTFDPIRQAISGTPTAADVGPVSFMLRLEEPAFPSNFAEESFEFEVVSLPPGVAFSDDFEGPASWTLRGDWELGTPSNVGPASCHSGSTCLATKLSQNASPSMSITGNYVESPPMMVPAGAPSKLAFWAWIETSNARLNWFQAQILGDSYEVPAAAAVSPAYVNSSNSGAWGGDLSQLGWRKYSIDLSAYAGQTIRVAFILSTSSGYIGAGAYVDDVTIEWADQVGPSIVEDMLASAYVGVPYTQRMFRTVGPAAVTWSIAGGVNHTWLTIDPTTGVLTGTPGLGDIGPVSVVVRAEDPNDPDAADERELVFEVSGAEVYFATGFEGACPNDWVLTGDWECGTPSSVGPATAFGGNQCIATKIAGNYSNDRTYAGSNATSPDIDLTSAISPVLWFRMWTYTEGSTYDGANVKVSASGGTFALLADPDPAYVFTIKSERAWGGEHSGSGWRLVRVDLSDYVGEVVRLQFGNASDGSGVYPGVYIDDLVVVEAD, encoded by the coding sequence ATGCGTGCGTTGTTGTCGGTCTTATCGTTTCACCCGGTTCGATCATGGACGCTGGCGAGCCTGCTCGCGTTCTCCTTCGCTGCCTGTAACGGTGGCGGCGATCCCACCGTAAACCCAGGCGGTAGCGGCGGTAGCGGCGGCAGCGCCGGCGAAGGCGGCACCGGCGGCAGCGCCGGCGAGGGCGGCACCGGCGGCAGCGCCGGCGAGGGCGGCACCGGCGGCAGCGCTGGCGAGGGTGGCACCGACGGCAGCGCCGGCCAGGGCGGCACCGGCGGCAGCGCCGGCCAGGGCGGCACAGGCGGTAGCGCCGGCGAGGGTGGCAGCGGCGGAGGAGATCCGTCGCAGTGCCACGACGACGCCGATTGCGCAGGTCTCGCCGTCGGCCAGTGCGCCGTCTCGGTCTGCAACGACGGCAGCCACGAGGGTCCGATCGGCTCCTGCGTCGATGTCCTGGTCGAGGTCGGCACCGAGTGCGACGACGGGCTCTTCTGCACCGTTGGTGATGTCTGCAACGAGGTCGGCGAGTGCGTCGGCAAGCTCCCCAACGACTGCGGCCTCGAGGCCACCGACTGCAGCGAGGTCTCCTGCGACGAGCTGAGCGCGAGCTGCTCCCTGGTTCCCTTCGCCGATGGCACGAGCTGCGAATCTGGCGACCTCTGCGAGATCGCGGCCTGCCAGGCCGGCGAATGCGTGGTCACGCCGAAGGACTGCTCCGCGATGGGCTCGGCTTGCACGGCCGGCATCTGCGATCCGGTCGACGGCTCCTGCGGCGCCGAGCCTCTGGACATGGGTACGTCCTGTGACCTCGCCGGGCTCGGTCAGTGCGAGGTGGCGGCCTGCGACGGCGCCGGCTCCTGTCTCGCCGAGCCCCTCGACGCGGGCACGTCGTGTTCGCTCGCCGGCCTTGGCCAGTGCCAGTTCGCCGCCTGCGACGGCGCCGGTGCCTGCGAGGCAGAGGCACGCCCCGCCGGGACTGCGTGCTCGCTCGGCGGCCTCGGGCAGTGCCAGACCGCCGCCTGCGATTCGGCCGGCGCGTGTGCGGCACAGAACGTGTCCGACGGGACCGCTTGCAACGACGGCGACCGGTGCACCTTCGCGGATGCCTGCATGGCCGGCTCCTGCGCAGGCACGTACGACGGTCCTGCCTGCATGGCAGCTGCGACTCTCTACCTCGAGGGCTTCGAGGACTGCGCCAGCTCCGGCTGGACTCTCGCTGGCGAGTGGGAGTGCGGGACGCCGACCTCGGGTCCGAATCAGGCCCGCACCGGCACCGGCGTCGTCGCGACGAAGCTCGCGGGCACCTACGGAAACAACGCCAGCTTCGCGACGTCCACGGCGACCTCTCCGGTCATCGATCTGAGCGGTGCCTCGAGCCCCGTCCTCGCCTTCTGGGTATGGATGCATACCGAGGGCAACTCGCCCTACGACGGATTCAACGTGAAGGTCCGCCGTGCAGGCGAGACCGGATTCACGCTGGCGGACGACGTCTCGCCGTCCTACCGCGGGGTGATCGACTCGCAGCCCGCCTGGGTCGGCTACGACCGGAACTTTGGCTGGCGGCGGTTCGCCGTAAATCTGAGCGCCTTCGCCGGCGACTCGATCGAGGTGCAGTTCGGCTTCCGAAGCGATGGCAGCGGGGCCTACGACGGGGTCTTCATCGACGATCTCTCGGTCGCCGAAGACGTCGCGGATTCCGTCGCGATCCTTCCGAATGGCCTCCCCCGTGCAACCGTCGGCCATTCCTTTGCGGCGAACCTCAACCGGGCCGGCGGATCGAACGCCGTCTCCTGGAGCATCGTCGGCGGCGCGAACCACGACTGGATCGCTATCGACTCCTCGACGGGCGTGCTCTCCGGCGTGCCTTCGGTCTCGAACGTGGGTCCCGTCTCCGTCACCGTCCGCGTCGAGGACGGCATCCTGTCGCTGAACTCTGCCGAGGCGACCCTGACCACCTCGGTCGAGGATCCGGGAGCGCTCCTCCTCTACCGCAGCGATCTCGAGGGTGATTGCTCGAGCTGGACGCTCGGCGGCGACTGGGAGTGCGGGACGCCCACGAAGGTTGGGCCCCCGGGGGCCCTTTCGGGCGAGACCTGCCTCGCGACCCGCCTGTCCTCGGATTACAGCTCCAGCCAGAACTACGACACGGCCACCGCGACCTCGCCTTTGATCGACCTGACCCAAGCGAGCCATCCGCTGCTCCGCTTCTGGGCCTGGGTCAGGACCGAATCGTCGGGAACCTCGTACTACGACGCGTTCAACGTCAAGGTGAGCACCAACGGAACCTCCTTCAGCCTCCTCACGGCAGTCGACCCTCCCTACACTGGCACGGTCAACAGCGAGCAGGCATGGTCGGGCGACCTCGTCGCCTTCGGCTGGAGGGAGTACCAGGCCGATCTCAGCGAGTACGCAGGCCAGAGCGTGAGCCTGCGTTTCGCCTTCCGGAGCGACTCGAGCGGCAATCTCGAGGGCGTCTACATCGATGACATCTCCATCGTCGAGGCGGCGGCCAATCCTGTCTCGATCGCCACTCCCGTGCTCCCTGACGGCACCAGCGGCCGACGGTACCTCGCCAGCATGAGGAAGATCGGCGGCTCGAACGAGTCGAGCTGGAGCATCGTCGGCGGTTCGAACCACGAATGGCTCTCGATCGACGCCGCGACCGGCGCCCTCTCGGGAACCCCGGCCACGTCGAACGAAGGCCCGGTCCACCTTCAGGTTCGGGTCGAGGAGCCTCTCAACCCGTCGAACTTCGCGGTGGCCGAGTACGACTTCGAGGTCCGGGCCCCCATTCCCGGCGTCTACCTCGACGAATCCTTCGTGAACTGCGCCGCCTGGACCATGAGCAGCGATTGGCAGTGCGGGGAGCCAAGCAACGTAGGGCCGGCCGCGTGCCACTCGCCGGGCGGTTGCATCGCAACGAACATGTCCGGGGACTATACGAACAACATGGCCTGGGCCTCCGCCATCGCCACGTCGCCGGTGATCGACCTCACCGACGCGACGGATCCGAAGTTCACCTTCTGGGCCTGGATCCGAACCGAGTCGGGCAACGACGCGTTCAACGTGAAAATCAGCCGGAACGGCGGCCCGTTCACGGTCCCGACCTCGGCGCAGGTCTCGCCCGCGTATTACACGAGCCTCATCGCGAGCGAGAACGGCTGGTCCGGCGACCTCTCCAGCTGGCGGCCGTACGCCATCGACATCTCCTCGTACACGGGTTCCACGATCCAGGTTCGGCTCGCGTTCAGGAGCGACGGCAGCCTCGTCTATCCCGGCGTCTACGTCGACGACCTGTCGGTGACGGAACGGTATAGGGATCCGCTCTCGATCACGACGTCTCCGAACCTCGGCAGGACCTTCGTCGATCAGCCGTTCGTCGCCGTGCTGGCCCGAACCGGAGGTTCCCGTGAGGCGACCTGGTCGCTCGTCGACGCTCCGGCGTGGATGGAGATCAATCCGGCGACGGGCGTCGTCTCCGGAACGCCCACGGCGAGCGAAATCGGGCCGCACACGTTCACGGCGCGCGTCGAGGAGCCGCAGTTCCCGGAGAACTTCGCCGAGGTGGAGTTCCAGGTGGTGGTCGCCGAGCTCGGGGCCGGGCAGTATGCCGACACCGATTTCGACGCGAGCCCCAGCGGCTGGACGCTCCGCGGTGAGTGGGAGTGGGGCACGCCGTCCAGCGTCGGACCGTCGAGCTGCCATTCGGGCAGCGGCTGCATCGCGACTCGGATCGCCAGCAACTACGGCAACGACGCCGCGTACGACACGTCGACCGCGGACTCCCCGCCCATCGTCCTCGCGGGAGCCACCGAGCCGATGGTGGTCTCGTTCTGGGCCTGGAGCCACACCGAGGCGGGCTACGACGGCTTCAACCTGAAGGTCAGCAACGACGGCGGTGTCACCTACGTGCCGGTGACGGACGTGAGCCCGGTGTACGACGGGACGGTCGATTCCCAGCAGGCGTGGAGCGGCAACAAGTCCGCGAGCGGCTGGCAGAAGATCAGGGCACGGCTCCCTGCCTCGTACACGGGAGAGACGATTCGACTCCGCTTCGCGTTCCGCTCCGACGGCAGCTCGAACTACGCGGGCGTCTACATCGACGACGTCATGGTCCAGCAGGAGTCGACCGATCCCCTCGAGATCGTCACGACCCGCCTCAACAACGGCCTCCCCGGTATCCCCTGGATGGGGAGGCTCGCGAAGAGCGGCGGATCGACGGCCTCGACCTGGAGCCTCGTGAGCGGTCCCTCGTGGATGCAGATCGACCCGCAGACCGGCCTGCTCTCGGGGACTCCGCCTGCCCTGGCCACCCATTCCGTGACGGTCCGGGTCTCCGAGCCGGCCACACCCGCCAACTTCGCGGAAGCGACGTTCTCGCTCGACATCCTCTCGCCGCCGACCGAACCCTACTACGAGGCGGATTTCACCTCCGACGGCGGGTGGACGGTGGCCGGCGAGTGGCAGCGTGGGGTCCCCACGAGCGGGCCCGGCGCCTGCCGCTCGGGCGGGGAATGCCTCGCCACGCGGCTCGCTGGAAACTACGGCAACGACGCGACCTGGGCGGGTTCGATCGCAACCTCGCCGACGATCGATCTCTCACAAACGGTGGAGCCGCTCGTCACGTTCTGGGCCTGGGTCAAGACCGAGGGGCCGAACTGGGACGCGTTCAACCTGAAGATCAGCCGCGACGGCGGGCCGTTCGAGCTGCCCGCTGCCGCCCAGGTGTCGCCGGGCTACACCGGGTCCCCCGACGGGCAGCTCGGGTGGGGCGGCGATCTGACCCCGTGGCGCCGTTACGTGGTCGACATCTCGGCCTACGCCGGATCGACGATCCAGCTCCGTTTCGCGTTCCGCAGCGACGGCGGCGGAACCGACGCGGGCGTGTACATCGACGACCTCGCGATCTCGACGGCCGGGATGAACCCGCTGTCGATCGAGGGCAACCTTCCCGCGGTCGTGTCCGTCGGGATGCCGCTCGTCGCCACCTTCGAGCGTGACGGCGGATCCTCGGCAGCACAGTGGACGTTCACTCCGCTTCAGAACGCCTCCTGGCTCACCTTCGATCCCATCCGCCAGGCGATCTCCGGCACACCGACCGCCGCCGACGTTGGCCCCGTCTCGTTCATGCTCCGCCTGGAGGAGCCGGCGTTCCCATCGAACTTCGCCGAAGAGTCCTTCGAGTTCGAGGTCGTGTCCCTCCCGCCGGGCGTTGCGTTCAGCGATGACTTCGAGGGCCCCGCAAGTTGGACGCTCCGAGGGGACTGGGAGCTCGGCACCCCGAGCAACGTCGGGCCTGCATCCTGCCACTCGGGTTCGACCTGCCTCGCCACGAAGCTCTCGCAGAACGCCTCCCCGAGCATGTCGATCACCGGTAACTACGTCGAATCGCCGCCGATGATGGTTCCCGCGGGGGCTCCCTCGAAGCTCGCCTTCTGGGCGTGGATCGAGACCTCCAACGCTCGGTTGAATTGGTTCCAGGCTCAGATCCTGGGAGATTCCTACGAAGTCCCGGCTGCCGCCGCGGTCTCGCCGGCCTACGTGAACTCGTCGAACAGCGGCGCCTGGGGCGGTGATCTGAGCCAGCTCGGATGGCGAAAGTACTCGATCGATCTGTCGGCCTACGCAGGTCAGACGATCCGGGTGGCGTTCATCTTGAGCACCTCGAGCGGTTACATCGGCGCAGGCGCCTACGTCGACGACGTGACAATCGAGTGGGCGGATCAGGTCGGGCCGTCCATCGTCGAGGACATGCTCGCGAGCGCCTACGTGGGCGTGCCGTACACCCAGCGGATGTTCCGCACCGTGGGGCCGGCGGCCGTCACCTGGAGCATCGCCGGGGGCGTGAACCACACGTGGCTCACGATCGATCCGACGACCGGCGTGCTCACGGGGACCCCGGGCCTTGGCGACATCGGCCCGGTCTCGGTGGTTGTGCGGGCGGAGGATCCCAACGATCCGGACGCGGCCGACGAGAGGGAGCTCGTCTTCGAGGTGAGCGGAGCGGAGGTCTACTTCGCCACCGGCTTCGAGGGCGCCTGCCCCAACGACTGGGTGCTGACGGGCGACTGGGAGTGCGGCACGCCGAGCTCGGTGGGCCCCGCGACTGCGTTCGGAGGCAACCAGTGCATTGCCACGAAGATCGCGGGCAACTACTCCAACGACCGCACCTACGCGGGCTCGAACGCGACGTCCCCGGACATCGACCTGACGAGCGCCATTTCGCCCGTCCTCTGGTTCCGGATGTGGACGTACACCGAGGGCAGCACCTACGACGGCGCCAACGTGAAGGTGTCGGCGAGCGGTGGAACCTTCGCTCTGCTGGCCGACCCGGACCCCGCTTATGTGTTCACCATCAAGAGCGAGCGCGCCTGGGGTGGCGAGCACAGCGGGTCGGGTTGGCGGCTCGTCCGGGTCGACCTGTCGGACTACGTTGGAGAGGTGGTGCGGCTCCAGTTCGGGAACGCCAGCGACGGCTCGGGCGTGTACCCCGGCGTCTACATCGATGACCTGGTGGTCGTCGAGGCCGACTGA